TTCCCTTCCTCCCACAACTCATCTGGAGTCTCTAGCTCTCCATGTGCCGAGGTCGCGAGCCGAGCGCCACACGCGACCCCAAATCTACGGGTCTTACAAGGCCAGCGGACTTGTGGGCGCAATGATGGGGTCAGTGCTGTCTTTTCATTCGATTTGAGCGgtagagggagagggagagaggacatGCAGCAATGGAGGACACAATTCCCCAAATGATGGTTGCCCTCCTCGGGTGACCGTTAGTCTACGATAATGCAAGGCGGGCCGCCCAAGCACCGTAGGGATGGGGGCTAGATTCCACCGATACTGATGAGTTTCGAAgctccacagagagagagagagagagatacgtTTATGCTAGTGAGATCGGCCGCGCGAAAAGACAAAGCAGTGGTGACGACGGAACAAACACCACAGAtctattttgttttacttttcaattttctttatttgctAAAATATTCTcagatattttgaatttatctaAATTTCGAATTAAATTTACATTTAGAAttcagaatataaaaaaaaaagaagatgttcGTGGAATTCTGATGATTGATTTGTTGAATGGGTCAATTCCACGTTATTTAAGGAATTAGATACCACGAGATGTCCTAGTCAAAATATTCATTTCTTTCCAGACATAAAAGGATTAGGAAATAAGAATTGGAATTTCACTCCTCGAGGTCTTTGACTCCGCAATAAGGCAAACGAGGCCTGAAGAAATGGCTCCTCGACTGCATGGAGAGAAGGATAGGGGTACAATTACCCGATGAATACACGCGAACTATAtagaaattagatttgaaaaatGGAATTATATTTCCATGATCATCAGTCCCTATAACATTCACAACAAATatcaaatgggaaaaaaataacttagaaaggtgataaattaaataaaacaaagaatttTCTAAGCGAAACAGACGGGGGGGCGATTCTAAGAAGGACGCACGCCAGGGGGGCGACAGCAGCAAATGACCGCAAACTGCTGCAGCGACAATAAATTAGGCGAAAAAACACGTGAAGATAGATACCGGACCTATACCTTGGATTCACCAAGTTCGACGTCTTTCGCGGGAGGGTTCTCAACACCTTCCTTCAAAAGTCTAATTTCCTCTTCCGTGAGACTGTTTTTCACATTCAGCGCGGCCTTTGCATTTGACTGCTTCTCTAGTTCCACGGCCCAACTGTACACTACCATGCCAAGAACGGCGATGATCATCCCCATTATGTTCTTCAGAGTCAGCGCAGAATCGAAGAGCACCCACCCGAGTATGAGGACGCACACTGTCTTCATGTGGCCCAGAACCTGGAAGGAGGTGGCCGAGAATCGTCCTATGCAGAGGTACTGACTCATGTTGCAGAATACCGCtagcgagcaagagagaagTATAAAGAACTGCACATGACCACACCATTAATCAGATAAACTGGCACAATTTCAAGTGTACATATTCTTCGGAGGAACCAAATGCAGAGTGCCTTTAGCCTTACCAGGGCACCATAAGACATCTTATAGTCTGTTATCGCATTGCCATTGAGGAAGTAATCAACAAATGGACCAAAAACAAGGAGAGAGACGGCTTGAATTGGAGCTGTCTTGCTCAGCAATTCAAAAGATCCAATCGAATACTTCTTTTGCAAGGAGCCTATTGACTGTTACGTGAAGACAAGAAGCCATAAGCATTCATAAGTTCACTGTACACCACAGTAGTGAAACTTGTAAAATATATAGGGCTTTGTTTGAGTTtgtgcagaaaaaaaaattaatcctgTAATTTAGATAAAAACAACAACAGAGCCAAGATCTCCCACGAGAAATgtgaaaagaagcaaaaaatacACAAAACCCGACTAAATGGTTGTAGACTAGACATAAGTCACATGACCATAAATACTGTTAAACTACGGTTCATCACACCAAACAAAAAAGGTTCACTTAAACTGGGTCTGAAAACATTCAAGTCAAATCTTCCGAGACGATATTGTGCTACCTATGAAACCTGACATCCATTATAGCTGGCATTACATCAtacaaaaaaatctaagaaagtGAAATTGTGCCTCAATAAGCTCACATCAAATTCACTTAAGATTCCTAAAATGCCCCCAAAAAAGTGCCTTGACCTAATCAGCATTCCCTTCGACACCCAGTGAGCAACTGGAACTACTCGAGGTGTGAAAATAGGATATGGAACCATCCAGGTTTCACACATTCATAAGAAAACTATGTTTTTCTGCTAATATTTTCAACCCAACAAGCTATGAAAGAGTATGGGACAGTACAAAATCTTTTGAGGCTGACAAAATCAACTGCCAATGAATGCAGTCCTAGAGAGGCCAGTGGTGGTGATCTGCAGTTCTAATGTGCAAAAATCCCCAGACCAAGTGGAGCTATCAATAGGATTTACCTTATAGACGCATTGACATCAGTTCTCAGTATAGACAACTCTATGGAAATGCAAATGGGAGATTTGGAAGATTTACTCACAATTTGCTGCAACGATGTGGAGAGGACAGCCACACAAGCACATATAAAACCTTTGGCATTGACTTTAACATCCGTAACAGTGCAAACACCAACTCCTATTACCACAACCATAACAGCCATTTTCACTTCCCTTGAGTAATGCTTACTGTGCAGGATCCACTCCATGACGCAAACAACAGGAATCATGCTCAGTTTCGAAATCTGCAACAGAGACAATTACAGTTCGATCTATAAAAGACCCCTTTTGAAGGAAGGACGTGTAAAATTACTGTCAATTAACTCATACTTGGTAAAATCCGACAGAGTTAAGCATCAAGCTTAAGTTCATCCCCGTGATGGACATATTGGCAACAATAGAGAACCACAGAAGCTCCCACATGGGAACGTATTTAGATGCAGAATAACCAGCAGCATTTGACACCAGACCAACCAAGGCAGTCACGGCAAAGTGGAACCCCGTCAACGTCGTagctgaaataaaaaaattcaatcaaattcaGTAACGAATTTAATAGTCGCAAGAGAATTGCCAATATCTAGACTAGCCGATTGCCGAGACAAATCGTGTCGAACCAAAGCGAAAGCGGGTTTTACGTAATCCATGCAAGCCGAAACATTTCCTCCCTCAAAAAATTGTAGATGAACTTCTAGGATGGAGAGAGTGATGATTAAGTGAACGCATGAAAagtgtataagaaaaattaaacgCCCGGACGGCAACAGTGCCGGAGGAGATCCACACACATAATTCAAGGAATTCCAAGAAAGGCGACAGATCGGAAACCGAAGCATCGAGATGAGTCGCAATTTCGAATCAGATCCGCGAACGAACTGGGAAATCAGTTTCTTTAACCTCCCGATCGGATTAAATGCGACGCGCGCGGTTTGAAGCGGTGGCATAACGCGCGGCAGTTACAGAGATGAGGGGGAACACACTCACCAAAACTGAAGCCGTAGCCACTGGAGGACATGAGCTGCTTGTTGGCCATGATAATGCCGACGGAGCTGACCACGTTCATCGCCCACGCCCCCACATCGGACACCGCCGACGATTTCTTCTCGCTCTCCATCTCCTCCGACTCTATCTATCCAAGAAGCACGAACCCCCGAGCGGCGGAACTCCAACGGAAGAACCGAAAACCGATCGCGAGCGGAGATCAGCTCCGGATCTCGGCGCCGGAGACGACAGGCCGAAGCAATGGCGGAGACGGAGGACGCGACGGAGGCTCCGGGGGGAATCTGAGCTGGCCTCGGGGAGGAAGCCGCgtgggaggcggcggcggccggcggcggcggcgtgcgAATCGAATCTCCGCCGCGGAGGGAGGAGCTCGAAGATCTGGGATCGGagcagagcagagagagagagagggagaggagatgAGAAATGAGGgggaggcgaggcgaggcgaggcgaggcttggcttggcttggtTTGGCTCGTGTAATggcccctctctttctctctcgatttctaTCCCCAAAATCAACCCGCCCACGCTGCGTCGTCTTCCAAGACGAGTAGAGAGAGATTcgattcaattcaattttatggACTCCGAGatgttctctctcctccccccaCGCGTTAGCAATGGCGTTCGCACGTGTTCCACCGTGCGCCCTGTCCCTCCTTCGCCAAGTCCGCTCCGTTTTATCAAAACGGAATTTAGGGTTGCGGCAGTGTTTCATTAAAACATGGCTCGTAACGCCTGCTTATGgaaatatttagatattaacAATTATGAATAGTGAAAAATACCTTTTTATTAACCAATCATTTTAAGTGATTAGAATTTATCATTCATGAGCAAATGTTTTTTGAATcgttcatttttcaataaataaacgGAATCGAAAGAACtcgaattaataaatttttctacCTTTTCTCAGCTTTGAATTTTGATCGAAAAGTCAAAACTTGGCAATGTCTATCTTATTGCTACTCTATTATCTCATGAGGTCATGTTATGACTCCGATATAAATTTATTAAGAAAGAAACCATTTGCAAAGCCCTTCACCCAAAGCATGGATGATGGGTCTTTGATCAGATTAGAGAATGGTCTAGTTATTTTTAAATCCTAACACTAGACAAAtggaaattcattttcattCCGCTAATTTctgtatttcttttcttttttattggggGGAAGGGGGATTGTCGCCGTAGATCATGGACACCAAGAAAACAGAGGGATCCAATCCAACATAAACACATGTTGTTGCCCGATTTGTCAAACGGGATTCAACATCAAACCTGaatttccaattaatttaaaatacaaGGAGAAGCCGCCTTCGATGGACACCCAAGAatattcctcctcctccgtcggACATTTCCATGTGCCTCGTTGGAATATTTTCGtcattgcaattttctttttccttttttttaaatctcttGTTAAAGTGAGTCATTTCGTAATTTCCCAGATTGACTCCTCCTCCGTCCTACGTTATTATCCACGAACCACCTTAATTATGGCaacccaacaaaaaaaataaaaatcaaataataaataaatgaaaatgaaaacgaaAATGCGCAAAAGAGGGTAGTGCCTTACTCTAGTAGTACTGTGCGGGCGGCAACGGTGCAATCTggccttttcctcttttcctttttattaatcattttcccctttcccctttctattttatttctcctctctcttggGAATTAATGTTTATGTTTAATTTAAGTGggtgagggaaaaaaaaaaagaagctaaaaaGCGAGGGCAGCGACGGTGCCGACCTCCGTGCAAGCCACGTGGCATTAGGAAATGATGGAGTTGGGAGGAGACTCGTGGCGTGGGACCAAaggggaaaaacagaaaaagggtAAAAAGGGGCCAAAAGGCAAAATCTACCTTCCTTGCTGTAAACGGCACCATTCGATGCCTTCACGCCTGCTGCTTCTTCCACCGCCAAACCAA
The window above is part of the Eucalyptus grandis isolate ANBG69807.140 chromosome 6, ASM1654582v1, whole genome shotgun sequence genome. Proteins encoded here:
- the LOC104450374 gene encoding UDP-rhamnose/UDP-galactose transporter 2; the protein is MESEKKSSAVSDVGAWAMNVVSSVGIIMANKQLMSSSGYGFSFATTLTGFHFAVTALVGLVSNAAGYSASKYVPMWELLWFSIVANMSITGMNLSLMLNSVGFYQISKLSMIPVVCVMEWILHSKHYSREVKMAVMVVVIGVGVCTVTDVKVNAKGFICACVAVLSTSLQQISIGSLQKKYSIGSFELLSKTAPIQAVSLLVFGPFVDYFLNGNAITDYKMSYGALFFILLSCSLAVFCNMSQYLCIGRFSATSFQVLGHMKTVCVLILGWVLFDSALTLKNIMGMIIAVLGMVVYSWAVELEKQSNAKAALNVKNSLTEEEIRLLKEGVENPPAKDVELGESKSRSHFFRPRLPYCGVKDLEE